A single region of the Branchiostoma lanceolatum isolate klBraLanc5 chromosome 1, klBraLanc5.hap2, whole genome shotgun sequence genome encodes:
- the LOC136421519 gene encoding putative leucine-rich repeat-containing protein DDB_G0290503 isoform X3, with amino-acid sequence MRVSLDENIQGKEMAIEQDEPPSSDSPVDTSVYSAFVASENQEEVSISPRDEPVKKDVYNQADHEIPEQKNGGHFDSAKSDESLLYVGEAGLKNNSSNKTTTDLPVDSRIEDKEPTAELKREEELSTKQDSHVEEATGGVQTMDVSDGINKEPSQERQQTVPGRKIYDRNRASFPPPPPDYETAITRCVRLDPNPAGFALMPGMLPTGFSPGQPYRTDRGFVEHGAPPPNPNNGFAHDDVHFRQELGHDRMQDAPFEQDLYLHEPGLEQFSSLPPHHHDLGPGEVEYPQHENTNFHSRPPFYGSAENILDMKDSPVPLSEMSPQLSNSAMDISEHARVSRLPGRKSALAGFLNRRKNLSGSWGSRTRQPRQSASSVFAGSAESIHDTPEGSSQGTMSLDRLNRHRPTSKRTYGIRSSSLDRMLDDDDDMSSLVDVDDAAQEEETSMSLDRPNRQRPTSKRTYGVRSSSLDRMLDDDNGSSLVDIDDAAQEEGHSQRTVSLDRLDRQRTPSRRTYGARPASQQQQASCDDERSFDEIREEAIEVTNQDETPKRTGSLDRLNRQGSAYDRANRVKAASLEDFRQSLKHLTLNKDKPKGREGDQQQDQEHENQITSESVQKTPAKKHLTPFIKFSPAFLEQERSKEMNPQQSPIVNPTGTGRQQSRLDDARQKANQLEELLNLKRQKMEEAKEKVRKIHQNLEDELTKQKQRIADGNSHVERAFEVDFSKSKDGEKKSNNSNETKTENDWSTVEFGHQSISEPSSHTDTNDKKKAKDTISTKLDNKEDEMYNVAKRLLSRAEGSHQEQPNAPSFISFEGEDGPITPPPFSRNDPLPELGFPDNDYNPGNPFDFFLGSLGLPVMQGEFVEERRPSLSTIYEEDEPLTDSTANSVIDLTMEEESLVAEEEDEEGTRQGEEGREQLDEKNSSQSEETEAKEEDDENGKENAKFQDVHHVREIEETKKVEVIQTIEESIFDGKEKETEVKKVNISEKPEDMTRSNQRLQEDVSDKHKKMGTTQTDVTDMDNDSAKEEAAPKSGEHLNKGHINNAKHMKKSEEEEEINGEIDTLPAKADYSGKKLDRVAEEKYRAEVNIKEESEDKKVEQPGEQKKTEAKGKGKALSSNEMVAEEKPSLIIKETQKEEGTMSGKDRINTPKIKEIIAEDVEKAAMKSKKEEDVTETTLKSENDDAGQKDKETHENKEKQTKEGTPEVHKDMVPLGTEEASEDETEKATIQTQEPSTQEEHEDDMRSRKEHSPDKSVAAVKDNTKKRPVVELTVNLKASQIGPDLLKELEKAKTPTNVTPVLNLPKSPKVNKKASNDKIKQSKETAKSSKETDKSKKNKNFMDEINALLEQTESTMVRRSTEITSVSEDLQNTAKTLFNLEVEEPVFTTSPDTTGSSHNLTGSASSLDSTEEDKSHISVSSPERAPVKSPEHQSSVTTPERQSDSGNGSLNESPFSVRAETLEKSQPPLESPKENIKTEQEADEDKEQESVKKEQTDKTPSTATTVVLETEKDATVLSEESNRKDTVIDSSEPSTKTETVCQNLDNKENLEQNEEDTVSGSNRSFEEEQKSIPKEVTITYKKINLQEEEELKQEKPDMKSNETERTLGKESPSQEMTTEQETTIKSEDKQGQENDDKISEETMSPGRVNTNMEIRNEPEKFTRDTPKPPETIVFEDDVIPNVKVSSENTKQENGHNSRVEMNVSVQDKETDLVSEDINNENDLQRQQPDIISDMPRVARSVEMFESLLKSNNQFSATKKDKVRMKPNLLDRNDVNAIADEAQTVAKTKEKDTTVKAEFHRQSEKDRPLQDQVEDDSAAEGIYTASLVYVGGSSFEESGDFTPKKYQNNESFEDATSPVFSPTHRSTPREGIFKAQLVKVNSLSFEEEDLGSEDSSSINSSSPSYELVRDEMGWKGKPAPRHSTPTGQEDTSPGAEDNSFRRGRSMRRRSQRRSFEGSLWDDEDFKHQPALLRQDSPPHKPEPINSPEVDTSTSSQKTTPRQKKSFKDFFRFGKKRSSSAHKAMTRSTPSSEEDKLDSLPTGMIVDRGSQSDTEDEPKGGLKLFYNTSKTKL; translated from the exons ATGCGGGTGTCATTAGACGAGAATATTCAAGGTAAAGAAATGGCCATAGAGCAAGACGAACCCCCTTCTTCTGATAGTCCAGTTGATACAAGTGTTTATTCAGCCTTTGTGGCGAGTGAAAATCAAGAAGAGGTATCGATATCGCCACGGGATGAGCCCGTGAAGAAGGATGTTTACAACCAAGCAGACCATGAAATACCTGAGCAGAAaaacggcggccattttgattcGGCTAAGTCAGACGAGTCGTTACTGTACGTGGGTGAAGCTGGGTTGAAAAACAACTCTTCGAACAAAACAACAACCGATCTACCAGTGGATTCACGAATAGAAGACAAGGAACCAACCGCTGAACTGAAACGAGAGGAAGAATTGTCTACGAAACAGGATTCTCACGTGGAAGAGGCAACCGGTGGTGTGCAGACGATGGACGTGTCCGATGGAATAAACAAAGAGCCATCACAGGAAAGACAACAAACTGTCCCCGGGCGAAAGATTTATGATCGCAACCGTGCTTCGTTCCCACCGCCACCCCCGGACTACGAGACTGCCATTACCAGGTGCGTAAGGTTAGATCCGAACCCTGCAGGGTTTGCTTTAATGCCGGGTATGTTACCCACTGGGTTTAGTCCAGGTCAACCTTACAGGACTGACCGGGGCTTTGTGGAACATGGTGCCCCTCCACCCAATCCAAACAACGGTTTCGCACACGACGACGTGCATTTTCGACAAGAATTAGGGCATGACAGGATGCAAGACGCTCCGTTTGAACAGGATTTGTATCTCCATGAGCCTGGATTAGAACAGTTTAGTTCCTTACCGCCTCACCACCACGATTTAGGCCCCGGAGAAGTAGAGTACCCTCAACATGAAAACACAAATTTTCACAGTAGACCACCCTTCTATGGTAGTGCAGAGAACATATTGGACATGAAGGATTCCCCTGTACCTCTATCAGAAATGTCCCCTCAGTTGTCGAACTCCGCAATGGACATTTCCGAACACGCCCGTGTCAGCAGGTTACCGGGTAGAAAGTCCGCCTTAGCCGGATTTCTGAACCGCAGAAAAAACTTGTCCGGGTCGTGGGGTTCTCGCACTAGGCAGCCAAGACAGTCAGCGAGTAGCGTATTTGCTGGCTCAGCTGAATCCATACACGATACTCCAGAAGGTTCATCACAAGGAACAATGTCCCTAGATCGACTGAACAGACATAGACCAACATCCAAGAGGACGTATGGCATCAGATCATCATCACTAGACAGAATGTtagatgacgatgatgatatgAGTAGTTTAGTTGACGTAGATGATGCAGCACAAGAGGAGGAAACTTCTATGTCCCTAGATCGACCGAACAGACAAAGACCAACATCTAAGAGAACGTACGGTGTCAGATCATCATCACTAGACAGAATGTTAGATGATGACAATGGGAGTTCTTTGGTTGACATAGATGATGCAGCACAGGAGGAGGGACATTCACAAAGGACCGTATCCCTTGACCGATTGGATAGGCAAAGAACGCCATCTAGAAGAACGTATGGTGCAAGACCGGCCTCTCAACAACAACAGGCGTCATGTGATGACGAACGCAGTTTTGATGAAATTCGTGAAGAAGCCATCGAGGTCACAAACCAAGACGAAACTCCAAAAAGAACCGGGTCCTTAGATCGATTAAACAGACAAGGGTCGGCGTATGACAGAGCAAACAGAGTCAAGGCAGCATCTCTAGAAGACTTCAGACAGAGTCTTAAGCACCTGACTTTGAACAAAGACAAACCGAAGGGCAGGGAAGGAGATCAGCAGCAAGATCAGGAGCACGAAAATCAGATAACGtcagaatcagtacagaaaacacctgcaaaaaaacacCTGACACCCTTCATCAAGTTCTCACCTGCATTCCTCGAACAGGAACGTAGCAAAGAGATGAACCCACAGCAGAGCCCAATTGTCAATCCAACAGGAACAGGGCGACAACAGAGTCGGTTGGACGACGCCAGGCAGAAGGCCAACCAGCTGGAAGAACTCCTTAACTTGAAGAGACAGAAAATGGAAGAAGCCAAAGAAAAGGTGCGTAAGATTCATCAAAATCTAGAAGACGAACTTACAAAGCAAAAGCAACGTATCGCAGATGGAAATAGCCACGTCGAAAGAGCATTTGAAGTCGATTTCTCAAAGTCTAAAGATGGCGAAAAAAAGAGCAACAATTCAAATGAAACTAAGACAGAAAATGACTGGTCTACAGTTGAGTTTGGACATCAGTCTATCTCAGAACCATCTAgtcatacagatacaaatgacaagaaaaaagcGAAAGATACCATTTCCACAAAGCTGGACAACAAAGAAGATGAAATGTACAATGTTGCCAAGAGACTTCTATCAAGGGCGGAAGGAAGTCACCAGGAACAGCCAAATGCTCCCAGCTTTATCTCATTCGAAGGAGAAGATGGCCCCATCACGCCTCCCCCGTTCTCAAGAAACGACCCCCTACCCGAGTTGGGGTTTCCCGATAACGACTACAACCCAGGGAATCCCTTTGATTTCTTCCTGGGATCCCTTGGCCTACCGGTGATGCAAGGTGAATTTGTGGAAGAAAGGCGACCTTCCCTCAGTACCATCTATGAAGAGGACGAACCATTGACGGACTCGACTGCCAACAGTGTCATTGACTTAACGATGGAGGAGGAATCACTTGTAGCAGAAGAAGAGGATGAGGAAGGAACAAGACAGGGGGAAGAAGGCAGGGAACAACTCGATGAGAAGAACTCGTCTCAATCGGAGGAGACAGAAGCAAAGGAAGAAGATGACGAAAATGGCAAAGAGAATGCTAAATTTCAAGATGTGCATCATGTTAGAGAAATAGAAGAAACGAAAAAGGTCGAAGTCATCCAAACAATAGAAGAGAGCATTTTTGATGGAAAGGAAAAAGAGACAGAGGTAAAGAAAGTTAATATATCAGAAAAACCGGAAGACATGACAAGAAGCAATCAGAGACTACAGGAAGACGTTtccgacaaacacaaaaagatGGGGACAACTCAGACAGACGTCACCGATATGGATAATGATTCAGCAAAGGAGGAAGCTGCCCCAAAATCTGGAGAGCATTTGAACAAAGGgcatatcaataatgcaaagcACATGAAAAAGagtgaagaagaggaagaaataaATGGTGAAATCGACACATTGCCGGCGAAGGCTGATTACTCTGGCAAAAAGCTGGACCGTGTCGCAGAAGAGAAATACAGGGCTGAAGTGAACATAAAGGAAGAGTCTGAAGATAAAAAGGTGGAGCAGCCGGGtgaacagaagaaaacagaagCCAAAGGAAAAGGGAAAGCTTTATCTTCCAATGAAATGGTCGCGGAGGAAAAGCCATCACTGATTATCAAAGAGACTCAGAAAGAAGAAGGTACTATGTCAGGAAAAGATCGTATAAACACGCCAAAGATCAAAGAAATAATTGCGGAGGATGTTGAAAAAGCAGCCATGAAAAGTAAAAAAGAGGAAGATGTGACGGAAACGACTTTAAAGAGCGAAAATGATGATGCAGGgcaaaaagacaaagaaacacatgaaaacaaagaaaaacagacgAAAGAGGGAACGCCTGAAGTACATAAAGACATGGTGCCACTGGGTACAGAAGAAGCATCGGAAGATGAGACTGAAAAGGCCACGATACAGACCCAAGAACCCAGCACCCAAGAGGAACACGAGGATGACATGCGATCACGAAAGGAGCACAGTCCCGACAAGTCCGTAGCTGCAGTAAAGGACAATACCAAGAAACGGCCTGTTGTTGAACTAACAGTCAACCTGAAAGCCAGCCAGATTGGCCCAGACCTATTGAAGGAATTGGAGAAGGCTAAAACGCCAACCAATGTCACCCCTGTCCTCAATCTGCCCAAAAGTCCTAAAGTCAACAAAAAGGCCTCCAACGATAAGATAAAGCAGTCCAAAGAAACAGCAAAAAGCTCCAAAGAAACGGACAAGTCGAAAAAGAACAAGAACTTCATGGATGAAATCAACGCCTTACTAGAGCAAACGGAGTCGACCATGGTCAGGAGGAGCACTGAAATCACAAGTGTCTCTGAGGATCTGCAAAACACCGCGAAGACACTTTTTAACTTGGAGGTAGAAGAACCAGTCTTTACGACGAGCCCGGATACAACTGGTAGCTCACATAATCTAACTGGCAGCGCATCCTCCCTGGACTCGACAGAAGAAGACAAAAGTCATATTTCCGTTTCGAGTCCGGAACGAGCTCCTGTGAAGAGTCCGGAACACCAGTCGTCAGTCACAACTCCGGAACGTCAAAGTGATTCCGGAAACGGATCTCTCAACGAAAGCCCGTTTTCCGTAAGAGCTGAGACCCTTGAAAAGTCACAACCTCCTCTCGAGTCCCCCAAAGAAAACATCAAGACAGAACAGGAGGCTGATGAAGATAAGGAACAAGAAAGCGTTAAAAAGGAGCAAACGGATAAGACGCCGTCAACCGCAACCACAGTAGTCCTGGAAACGGAAAAGGATGCTACTGTTTTATCAGAGGAGAGCAACAGGAAAGATACAGTGATTGATTCGAGTGAGCCTTCAACAAAGACAGAGACTGTTTGTCAGAATCTAGACAATAAAGAAAACCTGGAGCAAAACGAAGAAGACACAGTGAGCGGGTCAAACAGGTCTTTTGAAGAAGAGCAGAAAAGTATCCCAAAAGAAGTAACTATTACATATAAGAAGATCAAtcttcaagaagaagaagaattaaaacaagaaaaacCTGATATGAAGAGCAATGAAACAGAGCGAACCCTTGGAAAAGAAAGTCCAAGTCAGGAGATGACCACAGAGCAAGAGACAACAATCAAATCAGAAGACAAGCAAGGGCaagaaaatgatgacaaaataagCGAAGAAACCATGTCACCTGGAAGGGTGAACACAAATATGGAAATAAGGAACGAGCCTGAGAAATTCACCCGTGATACTCCCAAACCACCAGAGACAATCGTTTTCGAAGATGATGTCATTCCAAATGTAAAAGTCTCGTCGGAAAATACCAAACAAGAAAACGGACATAACAGTCGTGTTGAAATGAACGTATCCGTACAGGACAAGGAAACAGACCTTGTGTCCGAAGAcatcaacaatgaaaatgattTGCAGAGGCAACAGCCTGATATAATCAGTGACATGCCAAGAGTAGCGCGTTCTGTAGAGATGTTTGAGTCGTTACTGAAGTCAAACAATCAGTTCAGTGCAACTAAGAAAGATAAAGTTAGGATGAAACCCAATCTATTAGACAGAAACGACGTAAACGCCATTGCAGATGAAGCTCAAACAGTAGCCAAGACCAAAGAGAAGGATACAACAGTCAAAGCTGAATTCCACAGACAAAGCGAGAAAGACAGACCACTTCAAGACCAGGTCGAAGACGACAGCGCTGCAGAAGGCATCTACACCGCCAGCCTGGTTTACGTCGGTGGCAGCAGCTTTGAAGAGAGTGGAGACTTCACTCCTAAAAAGTACCAAAACAACGAATCATTCGAAGACGCCACCAGCCCCGTTTTCTCACCAACTCATAGAAGTACCCCCAGAGAAGGGATCTTTAAGGCACAGTTAGTCAAGGTAAACAGCCTGAGCTTTGAAGAAGAAGACTTGGGATCCGAAGATTCCAGCAGCATAAATTCTTCATCACCGTCTTACGAGCTCGTTCGTGACGAGATGGGGTGGAAAGGCAAGCCGGCCCCGAGACACAGCACCCCGACCGGCCAGGAGGACACCTCCCCCGGGGCGGAGGACAACAGCTTCCGGCGAGGGAGGAGCATGCGACGAAGAAGCCAGAGGAGAAGCTTCGAGGGGAGTCTGTGGGACGAcgaggactttaaacaccag CCGGCGCTCTTAAGACAAGACAGCCCACCACATAAACCAGAGCCGATCAACTCACCCGAAGTAGACACAAGCACGTCTTCACAGAAAACCACACCTAGGcaaaagaaaagttttaaaGACTTCTTCCGTTTCGGCAAGAAGAGAAGTTCCTCCGCCCATAAAGCCATGACGAGAAGCACGCCTAGTTCAGAAGAGGACAAACTCGACTCCTTACCGACCGGCATGATCGTGGACAGGGGGTCTCAAAGCGACACGGAAGACGAGCCCAAGGGAGGACTGAAGTTGTTCTACAACACCTCGAAGACAAAAC TGTAG